A single window of Paenibacillus sp. SYP-B4298 DNA harbors:
- a CDS encoding GTP pyrophosphokinase: MNQLTTTEIKRFKNELTRFMMMYKFALDALETRVEILKEEFQLLHDYNPIEHTKYRLKSPESIMRKLYRKSVGFSFANVRAEIKDIAGLRITCSFLSDIYRIQEMFERQSDLKVLEIKDYIKHPKPNGYQSLHLLLDVPVYMSDRLEHVCVEVQVRTIAMDFWASLEHKIFYKYNQEVPSRLLNELKEAADSASALDKQMERLHREIEEIKEKQSSDEMDDLRRIIINNQQFSLPPALLQLLEEQQDS; the protein is encoded by the coding sequence ATGAATCAACTTACAACTACCGAAATTAAGCGTTTCAAGAATGAACTGACCCGTTTCATGATGATGTATAAATTCGCGCTGGACGCCCTGGAAACCCGAGTGGAAATATTAAAGGAAGAATTCCAACTGCTCCACGACTATAATCCCATCGAGCACACCAAGTACCGCCTGAAGTCGCCGGAGAGCATCATGAGGAAGCTCTATCGCAAAAGTGTAGGTTTTTCCTTCGCCAATGTACGAGCTGAGATTAAGGATATTGCCGGGCTGCGCATCACGTGCTCATTTTTGTCGGATATTTACCGCATTCAGGAAATGTTTGAGCGTCAGAGCGATCTGAAGGTGCTGGAGATCAAGGACTATATTAAGCATCCCAAGCCCAATGGCTACCAAAGCCTTCATCTACTGCTGGATGTTCCGGTGTATATGTCTGATCGACTGGAGCATGTGTGTGTGGAGGTGCAGGTGCGCACGATTGCGATGGATTTTTGGGCCAGTCTGGAGCATAAAATTTTTTACAAATACAATCAGGAGGTGCCTTCGCGACTGCTCAACGAGTTGAAGGAGGCTGCGGATTCCGCATCCGCGCTCGATAAGCAGATGGAGCGGCTTCACCGCGAGATTGAGGAAATTAAGGAAAAGCAATCTTCCGACGAAATGGATGATCTGCGCCGCATTATTATTAACAACCAGCAATTCTCGCTGCCTCCCGCCCTGCTCCAACTGCTAGAGGAGCAGCAGGATTCCTAA
- a CDS encoding L,D-transpeptidase translates to MANYRIIVDLSDRTLYLLDGNTVTRAFPVGIGKMVTRTPTGEFRIINKQYNPGGPFGVLWMGLSKPHYGIHGTDDPSSIGRLVSHGCIRMYNDDVLELSSLVPIGTRVTIRE, encoded by the coding sequence GTGGCAAACTATCGCATCATTGTCGACCTGTCCGACCGGACGCTTTACCTGCTCGATGGCAATACCGTCACACGCGCCTTCCCTGTCGGGATCGGCAAGATGGTCACCCGTACTCCGACGGGGGAATTTCGCATCATTAACAAGCAGTACAATCCCGGCGGGCCGTTCGGCGTGCTGTGGATGGGACTATCCAAGCCACATTACGGCATTCATGGCACAGATGATCCTTCATCGATTGGCCGCCTTGTTTCACATGGCTGTATTCGCATGTACAATGACGATGTGCTGGAGCTGTCCTCGTTGGTACCGATCGGCACCAGAGTTACGATTCGTGAATAG
- a CDS encoding YfjL-like protein, translated as MISKKRIYGLALGLLALLVLFIYNAFNGNPASKWLAQQSLEQYLKEQYPELELRVKKASYTFKNEEYIFEAVIIGGVEQEANPPGEFEFRMRGGIWPTTVAADGLYTSRLDEEKMEQLGREASAELQALLQPQVPSLRLVETHVEVLRGQLPAGASWSRELALPKPPWLYMVLDASQSSREELLEAAARIQTLLEEGGYVYRSVTINANRYGDSAEQGKDTQGRVIYVIRFDPQTELKLGDVQAQQ; from the coding sequence ATGATATCTAAAAAGCGAATCTATGGTCTGGCATTGGGGCTTCTTGCTCTGTTGGTTTTGTTCATCTATAACGCCTTTAACGGCAATCCGGCGAGCAAGTGGCTGGCGCAGCAAAGCCTGGAGCAGTATCTGAAGGAGCAATATCCAGAGTTGGAGCTGAGAGTGAAGAAGGCAAGCTATACGTTCAAAAATGAGGAATATATCTTCGAGGCAGTGATCATCGGCGGCGTGGAGCAGGAGGCGAATCCTCCGGGAGAGTTTGAATTTCGCATGAGAGGCGGAATATGGCCAACGACTGTGGCCGCTGACGGATTATATACCAGCCGGCTCGATGAGGAGAAGATGGAGCAGCTTGGCCGGGAGGCGTCTGCGGAGCTACAAGCCTTATTGCAGCCGCAGGTGCCATCGCTTCGGCTTGTAGAGACCCATGTCGAGGTGCTGCGCGGGCAACTGCCAGCAGGTGCTAGCTGGAGTCGAGAGCTGGCACTGCCGAAGCCGCCATGGCTGTACATGGTGCTCGATGCTAGCCAGAGCAGCAGAGAAGAGCTGCTGGAGGCGGCCGCGCGTATCCAAACCTTGCTGGAGGAAGGCGGGTACGTGTATCGCTCTGTGACGATCAATGCGAACCGCTATGGCGATTCCGCTGAGCAGGGCAAGGATACACAGGGAAGAGTGATCTATGTAATCCGCTTCGACCCTCAGACCGAGCTAAAGCTAGGCGATGTTCAAGCACAGCAATAA
- a CDS encoding RNA polymerase sigma factor: MKLEELYREIQPRIYAYFYAKTGMKEAAEDLTHETFYQAMKNHASFGERSSLSTWLFAIAVNVLRKEYRSRRYRRQLAARIEPQEAERRALTTEQQVLQREQQRLLLDKINSLEENAKEIVILRAYGELSFKEIGELTGQSENYARVTFHRAKLKLHKELEGYYGS; this comes from the coding sequence TTGAAGCTGGAGGAGCTGTACCGAGAGATTCAACCGCGAATCTATGCCTATTTCTATGCCAAGACGGGCATGAAGGAAGCGGCAGAGGATCTGACTCATGAAACCTTCTACCAAGCCATGAAGAACCATGCTTCATTTGGCGAACGCTCCTCCCTGTCCACATGGTTGTTTGCAATCGCTGTTAATGTGTTGAGGAAGGAATACCGTTCCAGGCGCTATCGACGGCAGCTAGCCGCTCGAATAGAGCCGCAGGAGGCTGAGCGGCGGGCACTGACGACAGAGCAGCAGGTGCTGCAGCGTGAACAGCAGCGCCTGCTGCTGGACAAGATCAATTCGCTGGAGGAGAACGCGAAGGAGATCGTGATTCTAAGAGCGTATGGGGAACTGTCATTCAAGGAAATCGGTGAGCTGACCGGACAGAGCGAGAATTATGCCAGAGTGACATTCCATCGTGCCAAATTAAAGCTGCATAAGGAGTTGGAGGGATATTATGGATCGTAG